A single genomic interval of Zingiber officinale cultivar Zhangliang chromosome 4A, Zo_v1.1, whole genome shotgun sequence harbors:
- the LOC121971836 gene encoding clavaminate synthase-like protein At3g21360: MNTDALPDHNHFAFLTSFILPPKNLFAVSISASDGESELTLMAADDDVFVETRIPEQKAVGVGVFPAVVSPSPTADLDQTSFAAAVSSQKPRLEALLRSSGALLLRGFPLRSAADFDRAVAAFRYDELPYVGGAAPRTNVVGRVFTANESPPDQKIPFHHEMAQVPEFPSKLFFFCEVEPGSGGETPIVLSHLVYDRMRARFPEFVDRLEEQGLIYTRVLGEGDDPSSPIGRGWQSTFLTKDRSVAEERAAKLGVKLEWLEDGVKTITGPIPAIRLDHTRGRKIWFNSMVAAYTGWEDARNDPVKAVTFGDGTPLPADIIYECLNILEEESVAIGWKKGDILLVDNLATLHARRPFDPPRRILASLCK; encoded by the exons ATGAACACAGACGCACTCCCAGACCACAATCATTTTGCTTTTCTAACCAGTTTTATTTTGCCTCCCAAAAATTTATTTGCGGTCTCAATTTCCGCCTCCGACGGCGAAAGTGAACTAACCTTGATGGCTGCCGACGATGACGTGTTCGTCGAGACCCGCATCCCGGAACAGAAGGCCGTCGGCGTCGGCGTCTTCCCGGCGGTCGTCTCCCCCAGTCCCACCGCCGATCTCGACCAGACCTCCTTCGCTGCGGCCGTTTCGTCCCAGAAACCCCGCCTCGAAGCGCTCCTCCGTTCCAGCGGCGCCCTCCTCCTCCGGGGCTTCCCTCTCCGGTCGGCCGCCGACTTCGACCGCGCAGTCGCAGCCTTCCGCTACGACGAGCTCCCCTACGTCGGAGGCGCCGCCCCCCGCACCAACGTCGTCGGCCGTGTCTTCACCGCCAACGAGTCTCCGCCCGACCAGAAGATCCCCTTTCATCACGAGATGGCTCAG GTACCGGAGTTCCCGTCGAAATTGTTCTTCTTCTGCGAGGTGGAGCCCGGAAGCGGCGGGGAGACGCCGATTGTGCTGAGCCACCTCGTGTACGACAGAATGAGGGCGAGATTTCCCGAGTTCGTGGATCGGTTGGAGGAACAAGGATTGATCTACACGAGGGTTTTGGGGGAAGGAGACGATCCGTCGTCGCCCATCGGCCGAGGATGGCAGTCCACGTTCTTGACCAAAGATAGAAGCGTAGCAGAGGAAAG GGCAGCTAAACTAGGAGTGAAACTGGAATGGTTGGAAGATGGAGTTAAAACAATAACAGGTCCAATACCGGCAATCAGACTTGACCATACTCGGGGCAGAAAGATATGGTTTAACAGCATGGTTGCTGCCTACACTGGATGGGAAGACGCACGGAATGATCCTGTCAAGGCAGTAACATTTGGAGATGGAACACCTTTGCCTGCTGATATTATTTATGAGTGCTTAAACATCCTTGAAGAAGAATCTGTAGCCATAGGCTGGAAGAAAGGTGACATCCTCTTAGTCGATAACCTTGCTACCTTGCATGCTCGTCGGCCCTTTGATCCTCCTCGGCGCATTCTTGCATCACTTTGTAAGTAA